One genomic region from candidate division WOR-3 bacterium encodes:
- a CDS encoding GNAT family N-acetyltransferase, translating to MRVVPYDELRNPDGFLQLMAATFWWTAHPNRIAEMRQNDERFRDPFGYALVCGRTPVGFVGTADIPVRLADGSTEKALGIHHVATLPDYARRGIALRLLEHVEDEYRQKGYRFSFLFTSRTLVAWHLYRKIGYQDLACGKVAPRCHKLFAGQKKAPKIRHPKPNYRLVEKLHEELTRTRCGFAVRNPGWLKALEKTWKPGPGFVVACRDGYALVEDFRGALWIDEILCRDQRAYLRILARLLRRKPGVLIDTAVWDPVLRNIYRRQGFRFWHRTYGTLMAKSLVPTISIHTAFGPRFYWTVADQF from the coding sequence ATGCGCGTCGTTCCTTATGATGAACTCCGCAATCCGGATGGATTCCTGCAACTCATGGCGGCAACGTTCTGGTGGACTGCGCACCCGAACCGTATCGCCGAGATGCGGCAGAACGATGAACGCTTCCGCGACCCGTTCGGCTATGCGCTCGTCTGCGGCCGGACACCAGTCGGTTTTGTTGGCACCGCCGACATCCCGGTCCGGCTTGCCGACGGCAGCACCGAAAAAGCACTTGGCATCCACCACGTTGCAACCCTGCCGGACTACGCGCGACGCGGAATTGCGCTTCGACTGCTGGAGCACGTTGAAGATGAGTATCGCCAAAAGGGGTATCGTTTCTCGTTCCTGTTTACCAGCCGCACCCTTGTCGCATGGCATCTTTACCGCAAGATTGGGTACCAGGACCTGGCCTGTGGCAAGGTTGCGCCCCGCTGCCACAAACTCTTTGCAGGGCAAAAGAAAGCCCCCAAAATCAGGCACCCTAAACCGAACTACCGGCTGGTGGAGAAACTGCACGAAGAGCTTACCCGGACCCGGTGCGGATTTGCCGTGCGCAACCCTGGTTGGCTTAAAGCCTTGGAAAAGACCTGGAAGCCGGGACCGGGATTTGTGGTCGCGTGCCGTGACGGGTACGCGCTTGTCGAAGATTTTCGGGGCGCACTTTGGATTGACGAAATCCTGTGCCGAGACCAGAGAGCCTACCTTCGCATCCTTGCACGACTCCTGCGGCGCAAACCCGGTGTGCTCATTGACACTGCAGTCTGGGACCCGGTGCTGCGAAACATCTACCGCCGGCAGGGCTTTCGGTTTTGGCATCGCACATACGGCACACTGATGGCAAAGTCGCTGGTTCCGACCATCTCAATTCACACCGCCTTCGGCCCCAGGTTCTACTGGACCGTAGCTGACCAGTTCTAA
- a CDS encoding transposase, whose protein sequence is MCIYDAASKAEAVIWIVYFADHYRLHPPAVKCLLENQDDLLSYFDFPKEHWRHLKTNDPVESAFAPVRSRVKRLIRYWSAFGLIYRPLTEQETRWFRLTPPYLFAAVITGGQVP, encoded by the coding sequence GTGTGTATCTATGATGCTGCGAGCAAAGCTGAGGCGGTGATCTGGATTGTGTACTTTGCCGACCACTATCGGTTACATCCGCCGGCAGTGAAGTGTCTTCTGGAGAACCAGGATGATCTTCTGAGCTACTTTGACTTCCCCAAGGAACACTGGCGGCACCTAAAGACGAACGACCCGGTTGAGTCGGCGTTTGCACCGGTGAGGAGCCGGGTGAAGCGGCTGATCCGCTACTGGTCAGCGTTCGGACTGATATACAGGCCTCTGACTGAACAGGAGACGCGCTGGTTCCGGCTCACACCGCCGTATCTGTTCGCGGCAGTGATTACTGGAGGCCAAGTACCGTGA